The genomic window gtatttgagagacaacaagtggtCATTGCGCAaatatatttatgttttcaataaacattggagacgaaatacagattacatgttgtcaacaatctaagtcAACCTGTTTTCCCCGTGGTTTTCGTCATGATTGAAGTATTGTAAGAGGCCCATAATGTTGTTATTTAAGTccgatttggatatatttggctgttttcgctGCATAACATGTAGAAGTTGTCTCTTTtcagtgactgctaaatgctaccTCTGGTTCATATAAGCCTACATAAATCGGTGGTGGTAGTCAAATTCGTTTTTAACTtttaatgcagttgattggtaacCATGACATGAACATGTTTGGATTGACATCCATGCAAGCGTTATGCTCAGATTTTCACCTCAAATTAGTGTGAAATACACAAACAATGGCCTTGATGTAGGTTCATTTTAATGGGGGGGCAATGAGGAGTGTCAGGATCTTTCCCCCCCCCCATGTGTTTTCATGTcaattccattgttttggtcgagttTGATTGACCGTCTTTACCGCATCTATGCCTTGCAAAATAATAATCGATGGGAAGGGTGACCTGACCTCGTCTGACTCCTCGCGCATCCTCAGTCAGAGCCTTGTGAGACAGTCTTTGTCCTCCACCTCTTACCCAGAGACAGTACTGCACGAGATTTGCAGGTACAGTAAGAGGTGCCTCATGCAACTCATGCAACATGAGATCCTATGCTTTGGGTCGTTTGtgatttctcccccccccccccccccccccccctttggctGCGAGTCCAGTTTTTAGTTGCTGGATTAATCGgcctgtatgaaatgtatgcattcactactataagtcgctctggataagagcgtctgctaaatgactaaaatgtaaatgtaatgtctgcTCTGAAATAGATGACTATAAATCACTTGTACAATGCAGACTAACTGCCAACTACGGCCTATGTGTTTTGCTCTCTAACATTTCCTGGCTAGTAGGGCAATAGTTCCCTCAGCTAATATGATTTGGTGGAATGAAGCTTGTCTGGGCCAGAAGCAGCGGAGGAGGGGGGAGGCGAGCATTGTGGCTCCTAATTCCTCTCACATGCTGCTAGTTAGGGCCAGTAGGGCGAGGGCTgcctgctccttcagctcagcacactctggactgcagactgaGCCGGAGCTCCACAGCTCTTCCAGTGATATGGTGTCAAATCTGCCATGGATGTGTGACTGCATTGGGGAGCAAGACATTGAGGAAAGGAGTGGAGGCCATCACTGAGGGTGGGAACACTGAAACGCAGTGTGTTGGGTGGCCCGTGCCTGCCTTACACATGTAGGCTAAAGGGGCCACTCTTCACCACCAGTCGTAAGCAACAGACAGGCTTCAAGGTGTCCACCATGTCTTCTGCTCTTAGTAATAATGACTACCTGTGGAGGGAGATCCAAGGGTCAGTATTGTCCTGCTCTGGAGGGAAGAGTTAAAGGAAAACCTGATGTTTTATCTTGATGACAGCATAAGACTAATTTGCCGCTGGTGGACTGTCTGTAGCAGTTGAGGAAGTTTATGGGgcgtttttattattttaatttgtTATTGCCTGGTTCTAGTAGCGACTGGGAAAATGTTCTTGTGATCATTCTATTTACCCTTCATTTATGGCAACGTGATATTGTTAGAGATTTTGCAATACATGATGATATAGGCTATTGTAGTAAGAGCTGCTGTGATAAAATGACCTACACTAATGGTATTGTGTTTTTGTCATCTTGCATTCAACGACCTGTTAAATGTGGAAATTGGCTACTTGACTTGTTCATGTTAACTACAGAATGCTGACTTGTTGGAGGTGGTTGTATTGGGATTCAGATATCCTCAGTCTGTCAGACGAAAGGGTTCATAAGAGCAGCTTTTCTCTATTGTTTGGGCATGGGACTTGATATACAGTGTGTGGTAGCTGTGTCAACTGGGCATGGGACTTGATATACAGTGTGTGGTAGCTGTGTCAACTGGGCATGGGACTTGATATACAGTGTGTGGTAGCTGTGTCAACTGGGCATGGGTCTTGATATACAGTGTGTGGTAGCTGTGTCAACTGGGCATGGGACTTGATATACAGTGTGTGGTAGCTGTGTCAACTGGGCATGGGACTTGATATACAGTGTGTGGTAGCTGTGTCAACTGGGCATGGGActtgatatacagtatgtgtggtaGCTGTGTCAACTGGGCATGGGActtgatatacagtatgtgtggtaGCTGTGTCAACTGGGCATGGGACTTGATATACAGTGTGTGGTAGCTGTGTCAACTGGGCATGGGACTTGATATACAGTGTGTGGTAGCTGTGTCAACTGGGCATGGGTCTTGATATACAGTGTGTGGTAGCTGTGTCAACTGGGCATGGGTCTTGATATACAGTGTGTGGTAGCTGTGTCAACTGGGCATGGGTCTTGATATACAGGGTGTGGTAGCTGTGTCAACTGGGCATGGGActtgatatacagtatgtgtggtaGCTGTGTCAACTGGGCATGGGTcttgatatacagtatgtgtggtaGCTGTGTCAACTGGGCATGGGTCTTGATATACAGGGTGTGGTAGCTGTGTCAACTGGGCATGGGTCTTGATATACAGGGTGTGGTAGCTGTGCCAACTGGGCATGGGTcttgatatacagtatgtgtggtaGCTGTGTCAACTGGGCATGGGTCTTTTGTTCTCTCTGCTCAATATACATTAACTTTTTTTcactaacattttttttttgtgttcgGTGAAATCAGGAACAGTGAGCCAGGAAATGATTAACCATGAAACAGGACAGCTGCTGAAAATAACACAAGACTTTTAGCTTTTCCTTCAATGAGATGTTTTTGTCTTTATGGAACATACCATGGTGTATTGATATCTTTGATAAAATATTTGTGAACTTAGGCCTACTAGGCCCCCCTCCTATCTCATCACACCAATAGGTGTAATGATAATAGGCTTACAGCAATAACCTAAATATCACTTCCTCTGTGTTATTTCAGCGCAAAGCTGGCATCACTTTTTGGACTGGACCAAGCAGCAAGTCAGGGGAATGAATCTTTTCAATATACAGCCCCTAAACAGCCCAGGAAGACCTCAAATCCAGGTAAAAACATAGCTTAACCGATGCAAGGAAATGTGACCAAAGTTTGGTTAATATGCTCAGGTGAACCTGAGAAGTGTTTACCGCATGTTTTCATTTCCAGGTCCTCCTGCCCAGAAACCTGCTGTCCCTCCCGGTGCTCCTGCAGTACTATTGGCTACAGCTATCCATGCTTTCAAATAGTGAGTATCTTTAAACTGTACAAATGACTAGAGATACCACCCCGTGGATCCTGTGACGTCATTAGACCCATTCATTGGTTTTGACTTAATCCATAACTGACGGTGCATCTTTCTGTTTAGTCTTAACGGACAGTATCAGATGCAAGGAAAGCTGGGAGCTGCAGTCCTGGGTAACCAAACAACAAAAGAGGTGAGACCAGAGTTGTGCTTTTATTGGAAACTGTCCATTTTCATGAGAATTCTATCGCTTTGAAAATGCTTGTCGTCATGCGAGTTTGCTACCATTGATCTAAAAGTTCCCTGTCTGTTTTCTCGCAGTACAAACTCTTGCTTTACATCAGTCAGCAGAAACAAGTGACTGCGGCCAAGATTCATGTTGGCTTCATCTTTACGGtgagttttttgttttgttgttgtcagaGGAAGCTGAGCAAGTGAAAAGAGAGCCAGTAAGCTTCTCCAAAAGAATCTCACTCTCTCCCGTTGTCTCCTGCAGGTTCAGCCCAACAACTACTGCACTTTTTATGATGACCAGCGCCAGAACTGGTCCCTGATGTTTGACACAGAGAAAGCTGCTGTAGACTTTTGTAAAGAGGTGATGGACAGCTAAGCTTAGGTCATGTTTAATTGCGTTGTGCAGAATTTCTTTTAACAGTGGTATAAAAGTGATTTTAAATTGGCTGTTTCTTTCATTTAGGTGTGTTTGGCAAAAGTGAACAGCGCCCCCTCCTTAGATATGGTGGTGGTGCAGGACCTGACACTAGGGGAGGGGCAGGGAGTTGAGAATGGAGACTCCCTGGAGGTGACATACACAGGCTGGCTCCTGCAGAACCATGCCGTCGGTCAGGTAAGATACGGCTGTGTGTGTTGTGCCATTTGAGATTAGTGCTTCGCTCATTGCTGTGTGTCCTCTTTGCCCTAGGAGCTAGTGGTACAGCAGTGTTCTTGTAATGTTCAACttttgtttcaggtgtttgacTCCAACCTGAACAAAGACAAGCTGCTACGACTGAAACTTGGCGCTGGAAAAGTGATTAAGGTGATTCATTGATGTACAATGGGTGAATAATGTGGGTCGTATAGGCACCGCTACCACCTCTGTTCTAAAGAAGAATAGTAGGGGCATTCCATACCAGACTTGCATGGGGAATGCACagcttcctctgtcctctctgatTGCTAGGGCTGGGAGGAGGGCATGGTGGGTATGAGGAAGTCAGGCCGGCGTCTCATGGTGATCCCCCCCAGTCTGGGCTATGGGTCCCAGGGAGTGGCCAACCGCATCCCAGCAGACAGCACACTCATCTTTGAGGCAGAGCTACGACGGGTAGGACCTCCAGCATCTCGCAAATGGGACTCTCCTGTAACTCTTAAGCCTAAATGTAATATGTAATTAGTGTTTTTGTCTCATCATGCCCTCCTGTTGTGTCCCCAGGTGAAGTTGGCGAAAGACGGTGGGTCTGACCGTGCCAGTGCTGAGTCTCGGGGCTCTGCTGCCTCTTCACCTGCCCCCAGTGTGGAGAACCCGGGTCTGGACCTCCCGGCAGTGCCAACTCTGCCCCGTGCTACAAGCCCCGGGAGACCAGGGTAAAAGCATGGGTTTATCTGAACACACTCACAACCAGCTCTTTTCTGTCTTTGTTCCTCTTTCCATTGTTTTCACCATCTCTTTTTCAGGGAACCACCACTTTGGGCAAAGTCGAATTCCATCAGTGAACAGTTGCCAGTGagtgctttctctctttctcatctgaGTCACATTAGACTTTTATATAAAACAGGCACAGCTAGGGCTGTGGCGATCATAATATTTTGTCAgatggttattgtcatgcaaaagactgccggtctcacggttaTTGACTGTTAAtgaacataaacacgtttagcatctccagttgaatctcaaatttggactcatcagaccaaaggacagatttccaccggtctaatggccattgcttgtgtttcttggcccaagcaagtctcttcttattggtgtcctttattaatggtttctttgtagcaattttaccatgaaggtctgattcacgcagtctcctctgaacagctgatgttgagatgtgtctgttacttgaactctgtgaagcatttattttggctgcaatttctgaggctggtaactctaatgaacttatcctctgcagcagaagtaactctgggtcttcctttcctgtggtggtcctcatgagagccagtttcattatagcgcttgatggtttttgcgactgcattttccggattgactgaccttcatgtcttaaagtaatgatggactgtcgtttctctttacttattagagctgttcttgccataatatggacttggtcttttaccaaatagggctatcttctgtataccacccctaccttgtcacaacacaactgattggatcaaacgcattaagaaggaaagaaattccacaaatgaacttctgacaaggcacacctgttaattgaaatgcattccaggtgactacctcatgaagctggttgagggaatgctaagaatgtgcaaagcagtcatcaaggcaaagggtggctactttgaagaatctcaaatatatttaattatttaacactttattttttggttacttcatgattccatgtgttatttcatagttttgatgtcttcactattattctacaatgtagaaaatagtaaaaatacttttgactggtactgtgtttgtgtatgtatataGAGATTAGTATTTTATTTATATCTTCTAGGTTTAGTTATACCTAAAGGGTTCCCTCAATTAATTATCCTATTACTAAGCTATTCAAATAACCTACAATGAGTGCATTTGTATTTGAACTGTAAGCCACCCTGCACAATCagtgaaccaacagcatcgcctagggCCATACATTCTCTCCCAGAATCACAGACATTTTGGAGAGTAGCATAAGGTAagcagtccatccagtatgcataatgaTACAGTTCACACTCCAAAGACGATTactttaatttgtttaattttggagtaGTGGCTACCAATTACAGTATGTACCAAAGACATTAAATTAGTTTTGTTTGATGTTTTCTGCCATGCATAATATGTAATATGTGGTAGTCTATGTATTATATTACAGcaaaaatcattattttaattctgttttttgggggggcttggACTCGTAAGCCTATGCATAAACTCTTAATATGCATGtgggtgttttgaattaatcatcaccttagaaagcgctgtccatttctTTGTTAGACTTTGAAACAATATCCACAACAAACATGTTTTACActttcaacctgctgttgaacttttttcttcaaattgatcagtcACAGTGAGTTGAGTTTTAAAATCACAATACTGttttgataagtgtttgatgtgattttcggtTGTATTTGCATTGacgtcagagtggttagaggaacaatagagccctgagtacctgaccattaggacctgatggtgggacaatagagccctgactgtgactcaacggtcacgtggaattttactgcggtcttgactcatgactgctggtgtggcggtaatactgTTCACAGCAACAGCCTTAGGCACAGCTGACCTGATGAAGTATAACCTATTCCTTCATCTTCCCATTGCTCCAGAATCCAGACGCCACCAAAGCCAAGCTGATCTCTCGCATGGCCAAGATGGGCCAGCCCATGTTGCCCTTCATGGCAGGGCCCTCCTCCCAGCCAGACTCCAGCGACTCAGAAATGGAGGTGAGATGAAGGGTTTATTTTCATATAGCTGTACCTACAGTATATTAGCTGAGATAAGTATTCAAGAGAGAATCTGTCTTCCTCCAGGACCCCAGAGTGAAGGAGCgtcctcctgctccctctcctgTACACAGCTCCACTGCCCCCCAAGCTCCAGTGCAAGGTGAGCTCTCCCACAACCTCTGCTGGAGTCATCACtcccatgtttttttttatttttaagaccACTGTCTTGTATTGCTGTAAAACTTCCTTTTCAGGGTGTCTGTTTGTTAATGCCTTGGAGGTTGCCTTTGGATGACATTTCTGtttgtacatattttttttttcctcAAGTGCTTTCTCACCCTCACGGGGCATCGCCCTCTGCCTTGATGCCTGTTGCTATGACAACTGTTGCTCCGCAGCCTGTGATGTCAGGCTCCGCCCATGCCTTTCAGGTGAGAATGACCCATGTCGTCTTCATCGTTCAACTGTCAAAAATGTAACTAATTTCCATGCTATTTTGTATTGACTCTAAGGCTAACCTCCCTTTCTAATGAAGTTCTCCTCATTCTCTGTTGTCATTTAAATCAGTCCGTTATGTTCTTTCACAGCCTTACGCCTACCCACAGTCCTCTATGTCTCCCTCTCAACTTCAACCAATGGGCCAGATGTACCCCACCCAGGCAGTACCATACATGGGAGGCACTGGCGAGGTCACTTCCTTCCTTTTGGCTGAAGCTCGGCAGCATAACACTGAGATCCGATTTGCTGTTGGCAAAGTGGCAGATAAAGTGGACCAGTTGGCTTCAAAGGTCAGCAGTAATATGAagggtatttctatggttttatCAGACATCACTTTTTCACTTCTCATCGATCCTCATGTTTTGACAGGTTGACGACCTTCAGAGGCAAGGAGGTCACTCATTGGCTGTGCCCAGTGTCACTATGGAAACTGCCATGATTATGCACAACATCCAAAGAATCATTCAGGTATGGGGTGGGGGGATTTTAAGCTTTCAATttctttaaatatatatttattgatCATTAAATGTGTAACTGTCTTTATAGGAAAATGAATCTTTAAAGAAGGACGTGTACGAGAAGAGCTCACGTATAGAGGAGCAGAACCGCAAGATCGGGGAGCTCATCAACCAGAACCAGAGGTAAGACAGACATTGACCTGCTGTAGGAGACGGACATTGACCGGCTGTAGGAGACGGACATTGACCGGCTGTAGGAGACGGACATTGACCGGCTGTAGGAGACGGACATTGACCTGCTGTAGGAGACGGACATTGACCGGCTGTAGGAGACGGACATTGGGCATATCTGAAGTGGCATCCTATTCCTATACTGCACTACATTTGGCCAGAGCAGAATCAGCAGTTGGAGCCATTTCAGGCACAGCCACGTTTCCATTCAAGCTGAATTTCCCTGTTGTTGTCGTCCAGGTACATGGAGCAGAGTAACCTGCTGATGGAGCAGAGGAATGATTCCCTAAAGTCCTCAAGTGAACACAACCAGGCCCGGGCACTGCAGGCCGAGCAGGATAAGGTAGATCACCCACCCTACGTCTGTATATATACTGTTATCACCCTGCAAGGATCAACAAATGTTCCCTTATACTCCCCCAGCCAGTGGCAGTATGAGGTGTAATTATTTAGTCCCATAGCGATGGCTCTAGGAATTCTTTTCATGACTAAAAGGTTTATTACAGGATCTAACATGGCTGTGGGGATTTCAGTGGCGTTTACGTGAACTTTGGTGTGTCTGGGGACTAACAGAATCTCACCTCCAGCCACTGCTCCTGGCTCTTTGTCCTGCGGTGTTAGTCTCAGGACCTTTAGTAGTGACCGTTCTCTCTTTCCAGCATgctctgcctcaggacctggGCTTGGGCCAGGTGAGCCTGTTTGctcactctctacctccctccacttgTCATCTTCCCCATCCCTCTTTTCGCTGACTTTTCTTTCATTTCATTTTTCTTCAACCCTTTCCTCATTATCAGTCATCTTCTTCCCACAGGGTCATGCTGTTCGAGTCCATGttaattctgtctctcactcatcATGTCCAGCCAATCACCACCACTGTCAACTCCCTGTCTATGGCCGTGTCCCAAAAATGTGAGATGGCCTCCTTTCCTCGTCGCCTTTCGTTCATGACCACTGGAAAAAAGGGCTAGACACGGACAGGTCCCACCATGTTGCTTTGCTTCTAGTCAGATTAGTGATCATAAAGGAAAGAAGATGAGGAAAATAAGCAAATCTGAGGTTATTGGGACGCCAGCCTGTCTCTGGGCTGTGTATTGTGTAGACAGACAACACTGGTGACTAACAGTGCTTGTCTCTGTCCCTCAGGTAcgtctgacagaggagctggccACGTGCACAGCGCGGGTGTCCCAGCTGCAGCAGGAGGCCACGTCTCACCAGCAGAGGGCTGCAGAGCTGCAGAACAAACTGACCTCTGCCCTGCAGGACGGCGACACACACTGCACGCGCATCTCCTCCTTAGAGACCCAACTGGAAGGTACTACTGTTACACAATGTGTTTTATTTAGAGAGGTGTCACTGAGAGGGTTTTATGAGGGTGTGTTCATCTTGGTGTAGGACGGAGGAAGTGTCActaaaggggtgtgtgtgtgtagagctgaAGGAGACGGCAGAGAGGGGCCAGGCTCAGTACCGCACAGAGAAGCAGAAACGCAAAGGGATGGATCTCCGGGTGAACAACATGGAGGAGGAGCTGCAGGACCTGAAGGCTGACAAAGAAAGTATGGAACGAGTGAGTATGGCACACAGTAAATGTTGCTGGTTTATCTTTTAGATTTGGGCACCAATGCTTATGTCAGTGTGCTTGGGCCTCCTCTCAGACGTCCATGGTAGAAATTGCCCAGAGGCAGAGCTCTAGGATCAGCGTACAGATCTCAGTTCAGCTCTCTTCACTCCtaaaccataaccttaaccattagaatTGGAGAAGGACCTAAAACTGACGTTAGATCGGTGTCTAAgggtatcatcatcatcatcatcatccttctTAGATGGTGTCGGACAGGAAGAGGAAgtggcaggcagagaggcagcgGTGtgatgaggagatggaggagcTGAGGAGAAGTAGCCAGCAGGACATGGAAAGTCTGAGGACACAGCTCCGCAAGGCCAGGACCAGCACTGGCCAGGCAGCCTCAGAACAGGTACTGTACAGTGTTTCCCCTAAATTAATCAGCAGCGGCGGGCTCCACTATTAAATCATGGCCGCCACTCCCAAAAATATGATGTACATTTTtatgtgtatatttatttatttatttatttatttatttatttatatatatatattattctttTTGTGTGATGGTAAAACATTTTCAGTTTAAAGTTAAacaactaaaaccagatataaagtatgtagaaaagataatggacctatatattttttaataagatcatctttgagaactaataGCCACCAGAGTAAAAACTAGACCTtaactaggtttctatccaatttgcgacagattttcatgcgaatgtTCTAAAATCTGCATTTTCCCActagagatgtttccatcaaaatGACTTTTttgcggataaaaggctgtgtgtgatgacgtagtgcacgtaaaaataactttttttttgccGTTAAATTCCCATGCACCGAattaaaaatacaagttaaatgggtttccatcacattttcaactctactgatggttttgtcacagtTATATAACTGgtccactctggtcttggcacgtgagCTCTAGCCTAACCAACAGCTCACCGTAGGCTAACTACATTATGACATTATTATGGATATGAGCAATattaattgtatttgtcaaacggaagctaagcatcgatcatcatgtcaccagaataagaccctcaatgtttattggaaaggagcatcaagttcaccaccctgtgaagttcatcagaacttatttcatctgtagcctaataaactgcaggCTTTTCTGGGTCGTAGTGAGAGGACCGTAAAACATATCATGTGActcccaagtttacttcgattttga from Salmo trutta chromosome 9, fSalTru1.1, whole genome shotgun sequence includes these protein-coding regions:
- the LOC115199921 gene encoding FK506-binding protein 15 isoform X1, giving the protein MFAPDDEDGDFLSPTGGAKLASLFGLDQAASQGNESFQYTAPKQPRKTSNPGPPAQKPAVPPGAPAVLLATAIHAFKYLNGQYQMQGKLGAAVLGNQTTKEYKLLLYISQQKQVTAAKIHVGFIFTVQPNNYCTFYDDQRQNWSLMFDTEKAAVDFCKEVCLAKVNSAPSLDMVVVQDLTLGEGQGVENGDSLEVTYTGWLLQNHAVGQVFDSNLNKDKLLRLKLGAGKVIKGWEEGMVGMRKSGRRLMVIPPSLGYGSQGVANRIPADSTLIFEAELRRVKLAKDGGSDRASAESRGSAASSPAPSVENPGLDLPAVPTLPRATSPGRPGEPPLWAKSNSISEQLPNPDATKAKLISRMAKMGQPMLPFMAGPSSQPDSSDSEMEDPRVKERPPAPSPVHSSTAPQAPVQVLSHPHGASPSALMPVAMTTVAPQPVMSGSAHAFQPYAYPQSSMSPSQLQPMGQMYPTQAVPYMGGTGEVTSFLLAEARQHNTEIRFAVGKVADKVDQLASKVDDLQRQGGHSLAVPSVTMETAMIMHNIQRIIQENESLKKDVYEKSSRIEEQNRKIGELINQNQRYMEQSNLLMEQRNDSLKSSSEHNQARALQAEQDKVRLTEELATCTARVSQLQQEATSHQQRAAELQNKLTSALQDGDTHCTRISSLETQLEELKETAERGQAQYRTEKQKRKGMDLRVNNMEEELQDLKADKESMERMVSDRKRKWQAERQRCDEEMEELRRSSQQDMESLRTQLRKARTSTGQAASEQLAQLQAELEEEWKGKCEQALASAKEQQGREMAELAEQRDTLEQRLTQLQEKFSALKQSRNSEEQCLLQQQGQDEEQQVLQEKYSGLEEQWSAVRQKLEGRVAELERRLAEQGGQADSAGQDTAGEVKRVMNGVFHSLRGEFDLHETYTGSTVLGVIVNTIKSVTLQLLNGSERSSSHLREEEVEDSDVRHREERPAQDAHVNGKEEEEEEEQQRTDPEQLSESSVQREGDPRDLQERARLEAVPETKKPTRVEPEADIDTDPEHKPLSTQPRPPSPQLQGEITTEPSEPTGINPEESLPSEIGQKTQSEGDVSSPEVKKVSVTIEGPLGELKRTSSKAASSQTQLPPPPSPLYGSPGKVTSLTEGVGEENGKETFFLSTAPTKPPPTEEDDDELSLKGQPPPAPLFGDEEDEDDDLDWLG
- the LOC115199921 gene encoding FK506-binding protein 15 isoform X4; translated protein: MFAPDDEDGDFLSPTGGAKLASLFGLDQAASQGNESFQYTAPKQPRKTSNPGPPAQKPAVPPGAPAVLLATAIHAFKYLNGQYQMQGKLGAAVLGNQTTKEYKLLLYISQQKQVTAAKIHVGFIFTVQPNNYCTFYDDQRQNWSLMFDTEKAAVDFCKEVCLAKVNSAPSLDMVVVQDLTLGEGQGVENGDSLEVTYTGWLLQNHAVGQVFDSNLNKDKLLRLKLGAGKVIKGWEEGMVGMRKSGRRLMVIPPSLGYGSQGVANRIPADSTLIFEAELRRVKLAKDGGSDRASAESRGSAASSPAPSVENPGLDLPAVPTLPRATSPGRPGEPPLWAKSNSISEQLPNPDATKAKLISRMAKMGQPMLPFMAGPSSQPDSSDSEMEDPRVKERPPAPSPVHSSTAPQAPVQVLSHPHGASPSALMPVAMTTVAPQPVMSGSAHAFQPYAYPQSSMSPSQLQPMGQMYPTQAVPYMGGTGEVTSFLLAEARQHNTEIRFAVGKVADKVDQLASKVDDLQRQGGHSLAVPSVTMETAMIMHNIQRIIQENESLKKDVYEKSSRIEEQNRKIGELINQNQRYMEQSNLLMEQRNDSLKSSSEHNQARALQAEQDKVRLTEELATCTARVSQLQQEATSHQQRAAELQNKLTSALQDGDTHCTRISSLETQLEELKETAERGQAQYRTEKQKRKGMDLRVNNMEEELQDLKADKESMERMVSDRKRKWQAERQRCDEEMEELRRSSQQDMESLRTQLRKARTSTGQAASEQLAQLQAELEEEWKGKCEQALASAKEQQGREMAELAEQRDTLEQRLTQLQEKFSALKQSRNSEEQCLLQQQGQDEEQQVLQEKYSGLEEQWSAVRQKLEGRVAELERRLAEQGGQADSAGQDTAGEVKRVMNGVFHSLRGEFDLHETYTGSTVLGVIVNTIKSVTLQLLNGSERSSSHLREEEVEDSDVRHREERPAQDAHVNGKEEEEEEEQQRTDPEQLSESSVQREGDPRDLQERARLEAVPETKKPTRVEPEADIDTDPEHKPLSTQPRPPSPQLQGEITTEPSEPTGINPEESLPSEIGQKTQSEGDVSSPEVKKVSVTIEGPLGELKRTSSKAASSQTQLPPPPSPLYGSPGKVTRA
- the LOC115199921 gene encoding FK506-binding protein 15 isoform X3, which translates into the protein MFAPDDEDGDFLSPTGGAKLASLFGLDQAASQGNESFQYTAPKQPRKTSNPGPPAQKPAVPPGAPAVLLATAIHAFKYLNGQYQMQGKLGAAVLGNQTTKEYKLLLYISQQKQVTAAKIHVGFIFTVQPNNYCTFYDDQRQNWSLMFDTEKAAVDFCKEVCLAKVNSAPSLDMVVVQDLTLGEGQGVENGDSLEVTYTGWLLQNHAVGQVFDSNLNKDKLLRLKLGAGKVIKVKLAKDGGSDRASAESRGSAASSPAPSVENPGLDLPAVPTLPRATSPGRPGEPPLWAKSNSISEQLPNPDATKAKLISRMAKMGQPMLPFMAGPSSQPDSSDSEMEDPRVKERPPAPSPVHSSTAPQAPVQVLSHPHGASPSALMPVAMTTVAPQPVMSGSAHAFQPYAYPQSSMSPSQLQPMGQMYPTQAVPYMGGTGEVTSFLLAEARQHNTEIRFAVGKVADKVDQLASKVDDLQRQGGHSLAVPSVTMETAMIMHNIQRIIQENESLKKDVYEKSSRIEEQNRKIGELINQNQRYMEQSNLLMEQRNDSLKSSSEHNQARALQAEQDKVRLTEELATCTARVSQLQQEATSHQQRAAELQNKLTSALQDGDTHCTRISSLETQLEELKETAERGQAQYRTEKQKRKGMDLRVNNMEEELQDLKADKESMERMVSDRKRKWQAERQRCDEEMEELRRSSQQDMESLRTQLRKARTSTGQAASEQLAQLQAELEEEWKGKCEQALASAKEQQGREMAELAEQRDTLEQRLTQLQEKFSALKQSRNSEEQCLLQQQGQDEEQQVLQEKYSGLEEQWSAVRQKLEGRVAELERRLAEQGGQADSAGQDTAGEVKRVMNGVFHSLRGEFDLHETYTGSTVLGVIVNTIKSVTLQLLNGSERSSSHLREEEVEDSDVRHREERPAQDAHVNGKEEEEEEEQQRTDPEQLSESSVQREGDPRDLQERARLEAVPETKKPTRVEPEADIDTDPEHKPLSTQPRPPSPQLQGEITTEPSEPTGINPEESLPSEIGQKTQSEGDVSSPEVKKVSVTIEGPLGELKRTSSKAASSQTQLPPPPSPLYGSPGKVTSLTEGVGEENGKETFFLSTAPTKPPPTEEDDDELSLKGQPPPAPLFGDEEDEDDDLDWLG